A single Struthio camelus isolate bStrCam1 chromosome 6, bStrCam1.hap1, whole genome shotgun sequence DNA region contains:
- the CCDC14 gene encoding coiled-coil domain-containing protein 14 isoform X2, translating into MARSGAPRPCKVLSSGRLAGAARLTNGRKEFGLRKGYHSDAESGYSLYSTDSEDQVDTIHNGLDRCAALLQNILQNEATGRETIHKQPGKTSSVKITSKSVITKGNTCKKKGLKKTIAATHVRKEIMPISNRKHASSTTPSTGKELTSAAQNQLVQPINVPCSQYSPVMHQKFCCQNVTALNYRLSTSTPTLSLQHSANPLSTQSGVSADSSNECVPQIGRTVVCPVVSAPATTTAQIQPDTALSGMMPCIVSGASSNSTVPTFNPSSSGKETTPNQEQRIKEADLIRCIQAHLALLQPHETNSRTEQKHHRCPAQHNVSSNKEEDASEEHSEDAISEVEELNVLDIAPVRDTSCQTSFVKKVLKSKRESPEKTAHKVRTVKYLLGELRALVVDQDDSEMLRLMTEIEDCVSLLPAVVGSTNIQAEIALAIQPLRSENAQLRRRLRILNQQLRERERNEKTSGQNCNYELVSLQSLNMMLQSQLKESLKGLESLQTKNEELLKIIESQKEENKHVAKSIQDKDKELLENKQQYDIHATKLRIEVEEALANVKSLQFKLEASEKENQILGITLRQRDAEVNRLRELTRTLQGSMAKLLSDLTVDNIRAKPEKGLSKSLLEHHEKQMQSDPFPVSTSVMTYLRKLDTDHILTDAERQFSNKSRELEMLNLAYGKFAAEGTKINSTFSEEETTAPEIVPTLQKQDREAASDSETLLDDQNKLDETIYIPLTSSASKNQLPVSERTGMQPQIRGACKMLDFNYELSNSEQRNGCEVSEDPAILDKLSAGYSLKKTIENTLEATEDTAKLEGDRVQTRPKDFTDKPDQPQLSTYPHVPVLFHKENSQKKGSEISDVSSVSFDDISGKSEWSASSFSTFTSRDEEDFKNGLAALDANIAKLQKTLQNSIMKQ; encoded by the exons ATGGCGAGGTCGGGGGCTCCGCGGCCTTGCAAG GTGCTGTCTTCTGGAAGACTTGCAGGAGCGGCTAGATtaacaaatggaagaaaaga GTTTGGCTTAAGAAAAGGCTATCATTCTGATGCGGAGTCTGGATACTCTCTCTATTCGACTGACTCTGAAGATCAG GTTGATACTATTCATAATGGACTTGACCGTTGTGCAGCTTTACTGCagaatattttacaaaatgaggCTACAG GCAGGGAGACTATCCATAAACAACCTGGGAAAACCAGTTCTGTTAAAATTACTTCCAAGTCTGTGATAACCAAAGGAAATACCTGCAAGAAGAAAGGGTTGAAAAAAACCATTGCCGCTACCCACGTGCGAAAAGAAATCA TGCCTATATCAAATAGGAAACATGCCTCATCTACCACACCTTCTACTGGGAAAGAACTTACCAGTGCAGCACAGAATCAGCTGGTTCAACCAATTAATGTGCCTTGCAGTCAGTACTCTCCTGTGATGCATCAAAAATTTT gttGTCAAAATGTTACAGCTCTTAATTATCGGCTGTCTACATCCACACCAACTCTGTCCCTGCAGCATTCAGCTAATCCTTTATCTACTCAGTCT GGTGTCTCTGCAGACAGTAGCAATGAATGTGTGCCCCAGATAGGAAGAACTGTGGTTTGCCCAGTAGTTTCTGCTCCTGCTACCACTACTGCACAAATACAGCCTGACACTGCTCTTTCTGGTATGATGCCTTGTATAGTATCAGGTGCGTCAAGTAACTCTACAGTGCCTACATTCAACCCATCATCTTCTGGCAAAGAGACCACCCCAAACCAAGAGCAGCGGATAAAAGAAGCAGATTTGATAAGATGTATACAAGCTCACCTGGCCTTGTTACAACCACATGAAACAAACAGCAGGACTGAACAGAAGCATCATCGATGTCCAGCACAACATAATGTCTCAAGCAATAAGGAGGAGGATGCTTCTGAAGAACACAGTGAAGACGCGATCAGTGAAGTAGAGGAACTGAATGTACTTGACATTGCTCCAGTGAGAGATACAAGCTGTCAGACAAGTTTTGTCAAGAAAGTTCTAAAATCTAAAAGAGAAAGTCCAGAAAAAACAGCCCATAAAGTTAGAACAGTAAAATATCTTTTGGGAGAGCTCAGAGCACTGGTAGTAGACCAAG ATGATTCAGAGATGTTAAGGTTGATGACTGAAATAGAAGACTGTGTATCACTGCTGCCAGCTGTAGTGGGAAGTACAAATATACAAGCTGAAATAGCGCTAGCTATACAGCCTCTTAGAAGTGAAAATGCCCAGTTGCGTAG GAGGCTAAGAATATTAAACCAGCAACTCAGGGAACgagagagaaatgagaagacATCTGGACAGAACTGCAACTATGAAT TAGTTTCTCTGCAGTCACTGAATATGATGCTCCAGAGTCAATTGAAAGAATCACTGAAAGGTCTTGAGTCACTGCAGACTAAAAATGAAGAACTACTTAAAATAATAGAaagtcagaaagaagaaaataaacatgttGCAAAAAGTATCCAAGACAAAGATAAAGAATTGCTTGAAAACAAACAGCAATATGACATTCATGCCACCAAGCTCAGGATTG AAGTGGAAGAGGCATTAGCAAATGTGAAGAGCCTTCAGTTTAAGCTGGaagcttcagagaaagaaaatcagattttggGCATAACATTACGTCAGCGTGATGCAGAAGTGAACAGACTGCGTGAGTTAACGAG AACCTTGCAGGGCAGTATGGCCAAGCTTCTGTCTGACCTCACAGTGGACAATATCAGAGCCAAACCTGAAAAAGGTCTCTCGAAGTCTCTTTTGGAACACCATGAGAAACAGATGCAGTCTGATCCATTTCCTGTGAGTACTTCGGTAATGACTTATCTTAGAAAATTAGACACTGATCATATTTTGACAGATGCAGAACGTCAGTTCTCAAACAAAAGCAGGGAATTAGAAATGCTAAATCTAGCCTATGGAAAGTTTGCTGCTGAAGGAACTAAAATAAACAGTACATTCTCAGAAGAAGAAACCACGGCTCCAGAAATTGTACCAACCTTACAGAAGCAAGACAGAGAAGCAGCTAGTGATTCTGAGACTTTACTAGATGACCAAAACAAACTGGATGAGACTATTTATATTCCATTGACTAGCAGTGCCTCTAAAAATCAGCTGCCAGTGTCTGAGAGAACTGGTATGCAACCCCAGATCAGAGGGGCTTGTAAGATGTTGGACTTCAACTATGAACTCTCAAACTCCGAGCAGCGGAACGGATGTGAGGTGTCAGAGGACCCCGCTATTTTGGATAAATTAAGTGCTGGATACAGTTTGAAAAAGACCATAGAAAACACACTTGAAGCTACAGAGGATACAGCGAAGCTGGAAGGAGACAGAGTCCAAACGAGGCCAAAAGATTTTACAGACAAACCAGACCAACCTCAACTTAGTACATACCCGCATGTTCCAGTGCTCTTTCACAAAGAGAATTCtcagaaaaaaggcagtgaaatatCTGATGTTAGTTCTGTTTCATTTGATGACATTTCAGGGAAGTCTGAATGGAGTGCATCCTCTTTCTCAACGTTTACTTCTCGAGATGAAGAGGACTTTAAGAATGGCTTAGCAGCTTTGGATGCCAACATAGCTAAGTTACAAAAAACTCTGCAAAATAGCATTATGAAACAATGA
- the CCDC14 gene encoding coiled-coil domain-containing protein 14 isoform X5 yields the protein MARSGAPRPCKVLSSGRLAGAARLTNGRKEFGLRKGYHSDAESGYSLYSTDSEDQVDTIHNGLDRCAALLQNILQNEATGRETIHKQPGKTSSVKITSKSVITKGNTCKKKGLKKTIAATHVRKEISCQNVTALNYRLSTSTPTLSLQHSANPLSTQSGVSADSSNECVPQIGRTVVCPVVSAPATTTAQIQPDTALSGMMPCIVSGASSNSTVPTFNPSSSGKETTPNQEQRIKEADLIRCIQAHLALLQPHETNSRTEQKHHRCPAQHNVSSNKEEDASEEHSEDAISEVEELNVLDIAPVRDTSCQTSFVKKVLKSKRESPEKTAHKVRTVKYLLGELRALVVDQDDSEMLRLMTEIEDCVSLLPAVVGSTNIQAEIALAIQPLRSENAQLRRRLRILNQQLRERERNEKTSGQNCNYELVSLQSLNMMLQSQLKESLKGLESLQTKNEELLKIIESQKEENKHVAKSIQDKDKELLENKQQYDIHATKLRIEVEEALANVKSLQFKLEASEKENQILGITLRQRDAEVNRLRELTRTLQGSMAKLLSDLTVDNIRAKPEKGLSKSLLEHHEKQMQSDPFPVSTSVMTYLRKLDTDHILTDAERQFSNKSRELEMLNLAYGKFAAEGTKINSTFSEEETTAPEIVPTLQKQDREAASDSETLLDDQNKLDETIYIPLTSSASKNQLPVSERTGMQPQIRGACKMLDFNYELSNSEQRNGCEVSEDPAILDKLSAGYSLKKTIENTLEATEDTAKLEGDRVQTRPKDFTDKPDQPQLSTYPHVPVLFHKENSQKKGSEISDVSSVSFDDISGKSEWSASSFSTFTSRDEEDFKNGLAALDANIAKLQKTLQNSIMKQ from the exons ATGGCGAGGTCGGGGGCTCCGCGGCCTTGCAAG GTGCTGTCTTCTGGAAGACTTGCAGGAGCGGCTAGATtaacaaatggaagaaaaga GTTTGGCTTAAGAAAAGGCTATCATTCTGATGCGGAGTCTGGATACTCTCTCTATTCGACTGACTCTGAAGATCAG GTTGATACTATTCATAATGGACTTGACCGTTGTGCAGCTTTACTGCagaatattttacaaaatgaggCTACAG GCAGGGAGACTATCCATAAACAACCTGGGAAAACCAGTTCTGTTAAAATTACTTCCAAGTCTGTGATAACCAAAGGAAATACCTGCAAGAAGAAAGGGTTGAAAAAAACCATTGCCGCTACCCACGTGCGAAAAGAAATCA gttGTCAAAATGTTACAGCTCTTAATTATCGGCTGTCTACATCCACACCAACTCTGTCCCTGCAGCATTCAGCTAATCCTTTATCTACTCAGTCT GGTGTCTCTGCAGACAGTAGCAATGAATGTGTGCCCCAGATAGGAAGAACTGTGGTTTGCCCAGTAGTTTCTGCTCCTGCTACCACTACTGCACAAATACAGCCTGACACTGCTCTTTCTGGTATGATGCCTTGTATAGTATCAGGTGCGTCAAGTAACTCTACAGTGCCTACATTCAACCCATCATCTTCTGGCAAAGAGACCACCCCAAACCAAGAGCAGCGGATAAAAGAAGCAGATTTGATAAGATGTATACAAGCTCACCTGGCCTTGTTACAACCACATGAAACAAACAGCAGGACTGAACAGAAGCATCATCGATGTCCAGCACAACATAATGTCTCAAGCAATAAGGAGGAGGATGCTTCTGAAGAACACAGTGAAGACGCGATCAGTGAAGTAGAGGAACTGAATGTACTTGACATTGCTCCAGTGAGAGATACAAGCTGTCAGACAAGTTTTGTCAAGAAAGTTCTAAAATCTAAAAGAGAAAGTCCAGAAAAAACAGCCCATAAAGTTAGAACAGTAAAATATCTTTTGGGAGAGCTCAGAGCACTGGTAGTAGACCAAG ATGATTCAGAGATGTTAAGGTTGATGACTGAAATAGAAGACTGTGTATCACTGCTGCCAGCTGTAGTGGGAAGTACAAATATACAAGCTGAAATAGCGCTAGCTATACAGCCTCTTAGAAGTGAAAATGCCCAGTTGCGTAG GAGGCTAAGAATATTAAACCAGCAACTCAGGGAACgagagagaaatgagaagacATCTGGACAGAACTGCAACTATGAAT TAGTTTCTCTGCAGTCACTGAATATGATGCTCCAGAGTCAATTGAAAGAATCACTGAAAGGTCTTGAGTCACTGCAGACTAAAAATGAAGAACTACTTAAAATAATAGAaagtcagaaagaagaaaataaacatgttGCAAAAAGTATCCAAGACAAAGATAAAGAATTGCTTGAAAACAAACAGCAATATGACATTCATGCCACCAAGCTCAGGATTG AAGTGGAAGAGGCATTAGCAAATGTGAAGAGCCTTCAGTTTAAGCTGGaagcttcagagaaagaaaatcagattttggGCATAACATTACGTCAGCGTGATGCAGAAGTGAACAGACTGCGTGAGTTAACGAG AACCTTGCAGGGCAGTATGGCCAAGCTTCTGTCTGACCTCACAGTGGACAATATCAGAGCCAAACCTGAAAAAGGTCTCTCGAAGTCTCTTTTGGAACACCATGAGAAACAGATGCAGTCTGATCCATTTCCTGTGAGTACTTCGGTAATGACTTATCTTAGAAAATTAGACACTGATCATATTTTGACAGATGCAGAACGTCAGTTCTCAAACAAAAGCAGGGAATTAGAAATGCTAAATCTAGCCTATGGAAAGTTTGCTGCTGAAGGAACTAAAATAAACAGTACATTCTCAGAAGAAGAAACCACGGCTCCAGAAATTGTACCAACCTTACAGAAGCAAGACAGAGAAGCAGCTAGTGATTCTGAGACTTTACTAGATGACCAAAACAAACTGGATGAGACTATTTATATTCCATTGACTAGCAGTGCCTCTAAAAATCAGCTGCCAGTGTCTGAGAGAACTGGTATGCAACCCCAGATCAGAGGGGCTTGTAAGATGTTGGACTTCAACTATGAACTCTCAAACTCCGAGCAGCGGAACGGATGTGAGGTGTCAGAGGACCCCGCTATTTTGGATAAATTAAGTGCTGGATACAGTTTGAAAAAGACCATAGAAAACACACTTGAAGCTACAGAGGATACAGCGAAGCTGGAAGGAGACAGAGTCCAAACGAGGCCAAAAGATTTTACAGACAAACCAGACCAACCTCAACTTAGTACATACCCGCATGTTCCAGTGCTCTTTCACAAAGAGAATTCtcagaaaaaaggcagtgaaatatCTGATGTTAGTTCTGTTTCATTTGATGACATTTCAGGGAAGTCTGAATGGAGTGCATCCTCTTTCTCAACGTTTACTTCTCGAGATGAAGAGGACTTTAAGAATGGCTTAGCAGCTTTGGATGCCAACATAGCTAAGTTACAAAAAACTCTGCAAAATAGCATTATGAAACAATGA
- the CCDC14 gene encoding coiled-coil domain-containing protein 14 isoform X6 — translation MPISNRKHASSTTPSTGKELTSAAQNQLVQPINVPCSQYSPVMHQKFCCQNVTALNYRLSTSTPTLSLQHSANPLSTQSGVSADSSNECVPQIGRTVVCPVVSAPATTTAQIQPDTALSGMMPCIVSGASSNSTVPTFNPSSSGKETTPNQEQRIKEADLIRCIQAHLALLQPHETNSRTEQKHHRCPAQHNVSSNKEEDASEEHSEDAISEVEELNVLDIAPVRDTSCQTSFVKKVLKSKRESPEKTAHKVRTVKYLLGELRALVVDQDDSEMLRLMTEIEDCVSLLPAVVGSTNIQAEIALAIQPLRSENAQLRRRLRILNQQLRERERNEKTSGQNCNYELVSLQSLNMMLQSQLKESLKGLESLQTKNEELLKIIESQKEENKHVAKSIQDKDKELLENKQQYDIHATKLRIEVEEALANVKSLQFKLEASEKENQILGITLRQRDAEVNRLRELTRTLQGSMAKLLSDLTVDNIRAKPEKGLSKSLLEHHEKQMQSDPFPVSTSVMTYLRKLDTDHILTDAERQFSNKSRELEMLNLAYGKFAAEGTKINSTFSEEETTAPEIVPTLQKQDREAASDSETLLDDQNKLDETIYIPLTSSASKNQLPVSERTGMQPQIRGACKMLDFNYELSNSEQRNGCEVSEDPAILDKLSAGYSLKKTIENTLEATEDTAKLEGDRVQTRPKDFTDKPDQPQLSTYPHVPVLFHKENSQKKGSEISDVSSVSFDDISGKSEWSASSFSTFTSRDEEDFKNGLAALDANIAKLQKTLQNSIMKQ, via the exons A TGCCTATATCAAATAGGAAACATGCCTCATCTACCACACCTTCTACTGGGAAAGAACTTACCAGTGCAGCACAGAATCAGCTGGTTCAACCAATTAATGTGCCTTGCAGTCAGTACTCTCCTGTGATGCATCAAAAATTTT gttGTCAAAATGTTACAGCTCTTAATTATCGGCTGTCTACATCCACACCAACTCTGTCCCTGCAGCATTCAGCTAATCCTTTATCTACTCAGTCT GGTGTCTCTGCAGACAGTAGCAATGAATGTGTGCCCCAGATAGGAAGAACTGTGGTTTGCCCAGTAGTTTCTGCTCCTGCTACCACTACTGCACAAATACAGCCTGACACTGCTCTTTCTGGTATGATGCCTTGTATAGTATCAGGTGCGTCAAGTAACTCTACAGTGCCTACATTCAACCCATCATCTTCTGGCAAAGAGACCACCCCAAACCAAGAGCAGCGGATAAAAGAAGCAGATTTGATAAGATGTATACAAGCTCACCTGGCCTTGTTACAACCACATGAAACAAACAGCAGGACTGAACAGAAGCATCATCGATGTCCAGCACAACATAATGTCTCAAGCAATAAGGAGGAGGATGCTTCTGAAGAACACAGTGAAGACGCGATCAGTGAAGTAGAGGAACTGAATGTACTTGACATTGCTCCAGTGAGAGATACAAGCTGTCAGACAAGTTTTGTCAAGAAAGTTCTAAAATCTAAAAGAGAAAGTCCAGAAAAAACAGCCCATAAAGTTAGAACAGTAAAATATCTTTTGGGAGAGCTCAGAGCACTGGTAGTAGACCAAG ATGATTCAGAGATGTTAAGGTTGATGACTGAAATAGAAGACTGTGTATCACTGCTGCCAGCTGTAGTGGGAAGTACAAATATACAAGCTGAAATAGCGCTAGCTATACAGCCTCTTAGAAGTGAAAATGCCCAGTTGCGTAG GAGGCTAAGAATATTAAACCAGCAACTCAGGGAACgagagagaaatgagaagacATCTGGACAGAACTGCAACTATGAAT TAGTTTCTCTGCAGTCACTGAATATGATGCTCCAGAGTCAATTGAAAGAATCACTGAAAGGTCTTGAGTCACTGCAGACTAAAAATGAAGAACTACTTAAAATAATAGAaagtcagaaagaagaaaataaacatgttGCAAAAAGTATCCAAGACAAAGATAAAGAATTGCTTGAAAACAAACAGCAATATGACATTCATGCCACCAAGCTCAGGATTG AAGTGGAAGAGGCATTAGCAAATGTGAAGAGCCTTCAGTTTAAGCTGGaagcttcagagaaagaaaatcagattttggGCATAACATTACGTCAGCGTGATGCAGAAGTGAACAGACTGCGTGAGTTAACGAG AACCTTGCAGGGCAGTATGGCCAAGCTTCTGTCTGACCTCACAGTGGACAATATCAGAGCCAAACCTGAAAAAGGTCTCTCGAAGTCTCTTTTGGAACACCATGAGAAACAGATGCAGTCTGATCCATTTCCTGTGAGTACTTCGGTAATGACTTATCTTAGAAAATTAGACACTGATCATATTTTGACAGATGCAGAACGTCAGTTCTCAAACAAAAGCAGGGAATTAGAAATGCTAAATCTAGCCTATGGAAAGTTTGCTGCTGAAGGAACTAAAATAAACAGTACATTCTCAGAAGAAGAAACCACGGCTCCAGAAATTGTACCAACCTTACAGAAGCAAGACAGAGAAGCAGCTAGTGATTCTGAGACTTTACTAGATGACCAAAACAAACTGGATGAGACTATTTATATTCCATTGACTAGCAGTGCCTCTAAAAATCAGCTGCCAGTGTCTGAGAGAACTGGTATGCAACCCCAGATCAGAGGGGCTTGTAAGATGTTGGACTTCAACTATGAACTCTCAAACTCCGAGCAGCGGAACGGATGTGAGGTGTCAGAGGACCCCGCTATTTTGGATAAATTAAGTGCTGGATACAGTTTGAAAAAGACCATAGAAAACACACTTGAAGCTACAGAGGATACAGCGAAGCTGGAAGGAGACAGAGTCCAAACGAGGCCAAAAGATTTTACAGACAAACCAGACCAACCTCAACTTAGTACATACCCGCATGTTCCAGTGCTCTTTCACAAAGAGAATTCtcagaaaaaaggcagtgaaatatCTGATGTTAGTTCTGTTTCATTTGATGACATTTCAGGGAAGTCTGAATGGAGTGCATCCTCTTTCTCAACGTTTACTTCTCGAGATGAAGAGGACTTTAAGAATGGCTTAGCAGCTTTGGATGCCAACATAGCTAAGTTACAAAAAACTCTGCAAAATAGCATTATGAAACAATGA
- the CCDC14 gene encoding coiled-coil domain-containing protein 14 isoform X4 has translation MARSGAPRPCKQVLSSGRLAGAARLTNGRKEFGLRKGYHSDAESGYSLYSTDSEDQVDTIHNGLDRCAALLQNILQNEATGRETIHKQPGKTSSVKITSKSVITKGNTCKKKGLKKTIAATHVRKEISCQNVTALNYRLSTSTPTLSLQHSANPLSTQSGVSADSSNECVPQIGRTVVCPVVSAPATTTAQIQPDTALSGMMPCIVSGASSNSTVPTFNPSSSGKETTPNQEQRIKEADLIRCIQAHLALLQPHETNSRTEQKHHRCPAQHNVSSNKEEDASEEHSEDAISEVEELNVLDIAPVRDTSCQTSFVKKVLKSKRESPEKTAHKVRTVKYLLGELRALVVDQDDSEMLRLMTEIEDCVSLLPAVVGSTNIQAEIALAIQPLRSENAQLRRRLRILNQQLRERERNEKTSGQNCNYELVSLQSLNMMLQSQLKESLKGLESLQTKNEELLKIIESQKEENKHVAKSIQDKDKELLENKQQYDIHATKLRIEVEEALANVKSLQFKLEASEKENQILGITLRQRDAEVNRLRELTRTLQGSMAKLLSDLTVDNIRAKPEKGLSKSLLEHHEKQMQSDPFPVSTSVMTYLRKLDTDHILTDAERQFSNKSRELEMLNLAYGKFAAEGTKINSTFSEEETTAPEIVPTLQKQDREAASDSETLLDDQNKLDETIYIPLTSSASKNQLPVSERTGMQPQIRGACKMLDFNYELSNSEQRNGCEVSEDPAILDKLSAGYSLKKTIENTLEATEDTAKLEGDRVQTRPKDFTDKPDQPQLSTYPHVPVLFHKENSQKKGSEISDVSSVSFDDISGKSEWSASSFSTFTSRDEEDFKNGLAALDANIAKLQKTLQNSIMKQ, from the exons ATGGCGAGGTCGGGGGCTCCGCGGCCTTGCAAG CAGGTGCTGTCTTCTGGAAGACTTGCAGGAGCGGCTAGATtaacaaatggaagaaaaga GTTTGGCTTAAGAAAAGGCTATCATTCTGATGCGGAGTCTGGATACTCTCTCTATTCGACTGACTCTGAAGATCAG GTTGATACTATTCATAATGGACTTGACCGTTGTGCAGCTTTACTGCagaatattttacaaaatgaggCTACAG GCAGGGAGACTATCCATAAACAACCTGGGAAAACCAGTTCTGTTAAAATTACTTCCAAGTCTGTGATAACCAAAGGAAATACCTGCAAGAAGAAAGGGTTGAAAAAAACCATTGCCGCTACCCACGTGCGAAAAGAAATCA gttGTCAAAATGTTACAGCTCTTAATTATCGGCTGTCTACATCCACACCAACTCTGTCCCTGCAGCATTCAGCTAATCCTTTATCTACTCAGTCT GGTGTCTCTGCAGACAGTAGCAATGAATGTGTGCCCCAGATAGGAAGAACTGTGGTTTGCCCAGTAGTTTCTGCTCCTGCTACCACTACTGCACAAATACAGCCTGACACTGCTCTTTCTGGTATGATGCCTTGTATAGTATCAGGTGCGTCAAGTAACTCTACAGTGCCTACATTCAACCCATCATCTTCTGGCAAAGAGACCACCCCAAACCAAGAGCAGCGGATAAAAGAAGCAGATTTGATAAGATGTATACAAGCTCACCTGGCCTTGTTACAACCACATGAAACAAACAGCAGGACTGAACAGAAGCATCATCGATGTCCAGCACAACATAATGTCTCAAGCAATAAGGAGGAGGATGCTTCTGAAGAACACAGTGAAGACGCGATCAGTGAAGTAGAGGAACTGAATGTACTTGACATTGCTCCAGTGAGAGATACAAGCTGTCAGACAAGTTTTGTCAAGAAAGTTCTAAAATCTAAAAGAGAAAGTCCAGAAAAAACAGCCCATAAAGTTAGAACAGTAAAATATCTTTTGGGAGAGCTCAGAGCACTGGTAGTAGACCAAG ATGATTCAGAGATGTTAAGGTTGATGACTGAAATAGAAGACTGTGTATCACTGCTGCCAGCTGTAGTGGGAAGTACAAATATACAAGCTGAAATAGCGCTAGCTATACAGCCTCTTAGAAGTGAAAATGCCCAGTTGCGTAG GAGGCTAAGAATATTAAACCAGCAACTCAGGGAACgagagagaaatgagaagacATCTGGACAGAACTGCAACTATGAAT TAGTTTCTCTGCAGTCACTGAATATGATGCTCCAGAGTCAATTGAAAGAATCACTGAAAGGTCTTGAGTCACTGCAGACTAAAAATGAAGAACTACTTAAAATAATAGAaagtcagaaagaagaaaataaacatgttGCAAAAAGTATCCAAGACAAAGATAAAGAATTGCTTGAAAACAAACAGCAATATGACATTCATGCCACCAAGCTCAGGATTG AAGTGGAAGAGGCATTAGCAAATGTGAAGAGCCTTCAGTTTAAGCTGGaagcttcagagaaagaaaatcagattttggGCATAACATTACGTCAGCGTGATGCAGAAGTGAACAGACTGCGTGAGTTAACGAG AACCTTGCAGGGCAGTATGGCCAAGCTTCTGTCTGACCTCACAGTGGACAATATCAGAGCCAAACCTGAAAAAGGTCTCTCGAAGTCTCTTTTGGAACACCATGAGAAACAGATGCAGTCTGATCCATTTCCTGTGAGTACTTCGGTAATGACTTATCTTAGAAAATTAGACACTGATCATATTTTGACAGATGCAGAACGTCAGTTCTCAAACAAAAGCAGGGAATTAGAAATGCTAAATCTAGCCTATGGAAAGTTTGCTGCTGAAGGAACTAAAATAAACAGTACATTCTCAGAAGAAGAAACCACGGCTCCAGAAATTGTACCAACCTTACAGAAGCAAGACAGAGAAGCAGCTAGTGATTCTGAGACTTTACTAGATGACCAAAACAAACTGGATGAGACTATTTATATTCCATTGACTAGCAGTGCCTCTAAAAATCAGCTGCCAGTGTCTGAGAGAACTGGTATGCAACCCCAGATCAGAGGGGCTTGTAAGATGTTGGACTTCAACTATGAACTCTCAAACTCCGAGCAGCGGAACGGATGTGAGGTGTCAGAGGACCCCGCTATTTTGGATAAATTAAGTGCTGGATACAGTTTGAAAAAGACCATAGAAAACACACTTGAAGCTACAGAGGATACAGCGAAGCTGGAAGGAGACAGAGTCCAAACGAGGCCAAAAGATTTTACAGACAAACCAGACCAACCTCAACTTAGTACATACCCGCATGTTCCAGTGCTCTTTCACAAAGAGAATTCtcagaaaaaaggcagtgaaatatCTGATGTTAGTTCTGTTTCATTTGATGACATTTCAGGGAAGTCTGAATGGAGTGCATCCTCTTTCTCAACGTTTACTTCTCGAGATGAAGAGGACTTTAAGAATGGCTTAGCAGCTTTGGATGCCAACATAGCTAAGTTACAAAAAACTCTGCAAAATAGCATTATGAAACAATGA